A single window of Amphiura filiformis chromosome 17, Afil_fr2py, whole genome shotgun sequence DNA harbors:
- the LOC140137104 gene encoding haloacid dehalogenase-like hydrolase domain-containing protein 3, which produces MDERLIPILQETDLAQHFACILPSIQAKCHKPDPKIFQQVLDRLRIPAADCAHIGDNIEKDYYGAKGVGMNAFVIDRDKTARQQHNDIPKEHFLQDLTELETKVFQEIK; this is translated from the coding sequence ATGGACGAGCGGTTGATACCGATTCTTCAAGAGACTGATCTTGCGCAACACTTTGCTTGCATTTTACCATCAATACAAGCTAAGTGTCACAAACCAGATCCAAAGATCTTCCAGCAGGTGCTGGACAGGCTTCGGATACCAGCAGCAGATTGCGCTCATATTGGGGATAATATAGAGAAAGATTACTACGGAGCCAAGGGAGTTGGTATGAATGCATTTGTGATCGATAGAGATAAGACTGCCAGACAACAACATAATGATATACCAAAGGAACACTTTCTACAAGATTTAACGGAACTAGAAACCAAAGTTTTCCAGGAAATTAAATAA